A region from the Bacteroidales bacterium genome encodes:
- a CDS encoding ferritin family protein, translating to MKDFTTVNDILDFAMNSEQESVDFYKDLAENATNEGMREVFNQFAQEEINHKARIMKIKDEGSFDLPGEKLHDLKVSDYMVSVKPHPDMNYQDALVLAMNKEKATFRLYMDLAEKAPTEEMKKLFLTLAQEESRHKLRFELEYDDYVLREN from the coding sequence ATGAAAGATTTTACAACCGTAAACGATATTCTTGATTTTGCCATGAATTCCGAACAGGAGTCGGTTGATTTTTATAAAGATCTTGCAGAAAATGCCACGAATGAAGGTATGCGGGAGGTATTCAACCAGTTCGCCCAGGAAGAAATCAATCATAAGGCCAGGATAATGAAGATTAAAGACGAAGGATCCTTTGATCTGCCCGGGGAGAAATTACATGATTTAAAGGTAAGCGATTATATGGTCAGCGTAAAGCCACATCCGGATATGAATTACCAGGATGCCCTGGTATTGGCAATGAATAAAGAAAAGGCCACATTCCGGCTTTATATGGATCTGGCTGAAAAAGCGCCGACCGAAGAGATGAAAAAATTGTTTTTGACCCTTGCTCAGGAAGAATCCAGGCACAAGCTGCGGTTTGAGCTGGAGTATGATGATTATGTTCTGAGGGAAAACTAA